The following is a genomic window from Citrifermentans bemidjiense Bem.
GTCCAGGATCAGCGTGGAAATGGTCGGATGGCTCGAACGCAGAAGCGACTCGGAACAGCCGGTGCACTCCTGGAAATGGAGCCAGATCACCGCGGGGTTGCCGTTTTTCTCGATCGCCTCGGCAACCTGCGTGTGCATGGCGAAGGGAAGCCCCATCATGGCCGTCGCGGTGACGCAGGTCTTCATGAAACTCCTCCGGGTTACCCCCTCGCAGAACATCTCTTCTTTCATAACAACCCTCCCTCGGAATAAAGAACAAAAACCGCACGTATACGGCAACACCCGTGCCAATTTCGTAAACAAATTCCAAAGACGAAAGATGCTGATTTTACAGGAACAAAAAAAGCGGCTGCCGTGGGGTAATCCCGCCGGTGCCGCTTTTGTCCCAATTTGCCTGGGTACTTCTGTCCCGCGATTGTATCATTTTGTCCCGCCGCAAGGGGGACCCGCCTTATTCCAGCTCCAGCTCCTTGACCCTCAACTCCTCTCCGGCTACGACGCTCAGGCCAAAGGCGCCGCACCCGGGACATGGCTGGTACAGGGTGGAGATGGAGAACTCGCCGTGGCAGGCGGGGCAGCTGCCGACGCCCGGGACCAGTTCCAGTTGCAGGCGCGCTCCCTCCAGGAGGGTTCCCTTGCTGCACGCCTCGAAGCAGAATTCCACGCTCTCGGGAACCACCCCCGAAAGCTCTCCGATCAGGAGCACCACCTCGGTCACCTTACGCCCTGCGGCATGCCCCTCGCAAATTTCCACCACGCTTTGTGTTATCGACATCTCGTGCATCTTCCGCCTCCTTGCAGCTCGAAGGCGGATGATAGCAGATAACGGGCCGCTGCAAAAGCTCTCATTCACGCAGTGATGCAGGACTGCAGGGTGAAGTAGAAGATCGCTCCTTTGTCCACCTCGCCTTCGGCCCAGATCCTTCCGCCGTGGCGGTTAATGATCCGCTGCACCGTGGTGAGGCCGATGCCGTTGCCGGGGAACTCGCTGCTTGGGTGCAGTCGCTGGAAGGCGTGGAACATCTTGTCGGCGTTTGCCATGTCGAAGCCGATCCCGTTGTCCTTGACGAAGCAGGTCTTATCCGCTGCCACCTCGCGGGCGCCGAATTCGATGCAGGCCACCTCCCGCATCTGAGTGAATTTCCAGGCGTTTCTCAAGAGGTTTTTTATGGCGATCTCCAGGAGGTTCGCGTCGCCGAAGGTACGGATGCGCGGCTGGATGATGAAGTCCGCTTTGCGGTCCGGGGCGCTCTGCTTCAGGTCGTTGGCCGTCTCGCTCACGAGCTCGGAGAGGTCGACCACCTCCCGCTTCAGGTTTAGGTAGGAGAGCTGGGAGAGCTGCAAGAGCGCCTCGATCAGATCGTTCATATGCTGCGAGGACTTGAAGATCCGCTCCAGGTAATCCATCCCTTCCAGGTCGAGCCTGCCGGCATACTGCTCCTGCAAGGCTCTGGTGAAGCCGCAGATCCTTCTCAGCGGCGCGCAGAGGTCGTGGGCTACCGAGTAGTTGAAGGCCTCCAGATCGCGGTTGATCGATTCCAACCGCTCGGTCTGTTCGGTCAAAAGGCGCTCGACCTGTTGGGTCAGGAGGCTGATCTCCTCGTTGTTGGGCCTTTCCAGCAGCATGTTCCTGATGGTTTCCAACGAGCTGTGCACCGCGGACTTCAGGTCCACCGCGTAGGAGGCGTTCAGCATGCTTGATGCCACTTCCTTGTCTATGTTCAAATACCTGCCCTCCCCGTTCGTCTTCCTTTCCCTGAACATGCCGGCCATTGGGCACCCCCTTTTATGAACCTGGTCGCCCCCGTACTTCTCCTCTTCCCTGGGGCTTTCTTCAAGAGGAACGTCTCCCCTGCTACCTCCCGCATGGGGCGTAATCGCCCGGGGTCCCCCCGGAGCCGGGCCTTCCACTGCACCCGCTCACTGCCTGCATTTACTACAGCAGTAACCATGCCCACCCTTGCCGGGTTAGTTTTTCACAATGATTCTGAAAACTTGTTCCGCAACAGGGGAGCTGGATGGAGCCGCGGGGACCGCAATAAATCTGTCTTTTTCCGGCTTGGGGGCGCGGACCCTTGCGTGGGGCGGGTTTAGGTCGAACAACATTTGTGGCAGTTGCAACGTTTGTTGCCGGTTCAGGGAAAACCCGCCTTTCTTCTGAGCCGGTTGTTGAGGGCCTGCCGGGAAATGCCCAGCAGCGAGGCGGCTTCTCCCTGATTGCCGTTGGACATGCGGAGCGCCTCGCTGATCAGAAGCGTCTGGGCCTCCCTCATACTGGGAAAGCCGTGGAAGGTGACGGTGACGCTTTCCTGTTCCGCGACCAGACGCGAATCCCCGGAAGCCAATTCGATCCTCTTTCTGAAGCTGGAGAGCGGCAAGCCACCTTTCTCGTGCAGCGCCACGGCGTCATAGACCATTGCCTGCAGTTCGCGCACGTTGCCGGGAAAGTGATAGTGCTCCAGCATGCGCAGCAGCTCAGGCGGATACGACGGCTTGGCCTTACCCATCCGGCGCGCCGCCTGGCTTACGAAGTGGTCCAGAAGAAGCGGAATGTCCCCCCTGCGCTCCCGAAGCGGTGGGACATGGATCTGGTGGCAGCAAAGCCGGTAATACAGGTCTTCGCGCAGCCGGCCCTGTTCCAGCAGCATTTTGAGGTCGCGGTTGGTGGCGACAACGATCCCGGCATCGCTTAAGGAAGGCATGTCGGAACCCAGCGGCAGGTACTCGTGCTCCTGGATCAGCCTGAGGAGCTTGATCTGGGAAACCTCCCGCAGTTCGCCGATCTCGTCCAAAAAGAGCGTTCCGCCGGAGGCCCTTCTGATCAGGCCGTCCCGGTTCTGCTGGGCCCCGGTAAAAGCACCCTTGCGATGCCCGAAAAGGGTGTCCGAGAAGACCGCGTCGTCCAGCCCCGCGACGTTCACCGTGACGAACTCCCCCTGGCTCCCGCCGTAGCGGTGTACCGCCTCCGCGAAGAGCTCCTTGCCAACCCCGGTTTCCCCGGTTACCAGTACCGGCTGCCCTGAACGCGACACGGCTTTCGTCCGCCGCAAAAGGGCCAACATCTGCCGGTCCTCGGTGACGATCTCGTGAGACGCCGTATCCCTCTCCCAGTGGTGCGCCGGTCCGCGTGCAAGCCCAAGCGCCCGGTCGATTGCCGCCAGAAAACTTAAGTTGTCTAGTGGTTTGATAAGATAGTCGCAGGCGCCTGCCCGCATGCAGGATACGGCCTGTCCCACCTCGGCGATCCTGGTGCTTATCAATACCGGCAGCTGCGGAAACTCCTCCACCACCTTTTCCAGGAGCTCCTTGCCGCTGACCGTGGAAAGCGACAGATCCAGGATCACGGCCGCCGCCTCGTTGCGCCTCAAAAACGGGAGCAACTGAGCCCCGTCGTCAAAGGCCATCACCGGCCCGATGCCGCGCCCCTTCAGGAGCATGGCGTACAGCATGAGCATCCCTTCGTCGTCGTCGACGAGCACGACTGGGAGCGGCGTTGTGCGACCACTTTTCATGATAGTGCCTCTTCTCCGCTAAACCTGGAAGTACAGGGTACCTCCCCTGCCCGTTTGATCGGCGCACCAGAACCGGCCGCGGTGCAGGTTGATGATCCTTTGTACCGTGGCAAGGCCGATGCCGCTGGAGATGCGCTCCTGCCCCTCTGCTTTGCCGACTATTCCCTTGCCCGGCTGCTCGCCGGGCCTGGGGCCGTTGTCGGAGACGTAGAAGCTCCGCTCCCCTTTCACCTGCGCGGTGCCGAACTTGATCACCGGGTGCTTTACGCCCACAGTGCAGTTGAAGGCATTCTCCAGCAGTTGTTCCATGGCCAACCGGAGCATCTCCCGGTCGCCGGTCACAGTGACACCGTCCTCGATCCTGAAGGTGACCGGGCGGGCAACCGTATCCGATAGCTTCTCGGCTATCTCCGAGGCCATGGCGCTCAAATCCACCTCTTCGGGCTGCAGGCCGGCAGCCGCCAGCGCGGTCAGCCGCTGCAGGGCAGCGATGGGGCCTGCCAGCTCCAGCGCCGCGACGCCTACCTTTTGCAGCATCTCGCGGCAGGGGGTCGAGAGGTCGCCGCCGTAGAGCTTTTGCATTGCGCGGCAGTCCTCGCCGATCCGGGCCAGCCGCCCGCTAAGGTCGTGGGAGACGGCCTCGCCGAACGCCTCCAGCTCGGCGTTTCTCGCCTCCAACTCGTCGCGCAGCCCCTTGAGGGCGTTCTCCGCATGGAGTTTGGCCGACACGTCCAGTCCCACGATCCAGTTGTTCCACCCCCTGATCGGGACATAGCGGGAGATATTGGACCAGGCGACGGTCTTCACCGAGTTGTCTCTGCAGCGCAGGCTCCACTCCCTCCCCCGGTAATCCCCCCCATCCCGCGGGTGCGCCGAGACCACCTCTTCGCGCTGCTCCCCTTCCACGTGGAGCAGCTCCAACATGGGCTTGCCGATAACCTCTTCCACCCTGAAGCCCGTGGCACGTTCGAACTCATGATTGCAGGCGGCAAGCCTGTCGCCGCTGTCGAACGCCATCAGCATGGCCGGTATATGCTGCAGGATGGTCTGCAATTTCCTCTTGTGTTCCAAAAGAGCCTCGTCCTTCTCCTGCATCTCCTTCTCGTTGGCCCTAAGCGAGTCCTCCTCCTGCCAATTCTCATAGATCTTGCGGGCCAGCGCGCCATAGGCCTGTTCCAGCTCCTGCTTGAGACGGTCGCTCTCGGCCAAAAGCGTCGTCATTCTCTGCGCTGTTGCCATAAAGACGTCCACTTCGCAACGCGCCCCCTTGATGCGGCGATCCGAAGCCGCAGGGAAATAGAAAGGGTTGCTGCAGGTTCTGCCGCCGACGATCACCTGCGGGTGCAGCTTCGCCAGCTCCAGGATGGTTTCCTCCGGAAAAAGCTCCCGGTTGTACAGGCAAAGTAGCGTCACGTCGTTTTGTGAAGCGAATGCGGTCAATTCCCTCTCAATACGCTGCAGCAGTTCCTGGCGCTTAGGCTCTAAGACGGCCCACCCCATGTCACAGATGACCCTGGTGCCGCTAAAGCCGTCATCAATGGCGGCAGCGCAGAGCTTGTGCAAGAGTTTCAGCACCCGTTCCTGCTTGAACGCGCCATCCTTGTGCCAGAAATCCTCAAGCGGGAACAGTATCAGAGCGCCTGAGTCCTCCTGTTGTGAGGAGACCGCATTCTGCAGCAAACGCTCCAGCCGGTCCTCCGATCCATGCAGATAGATGCAGCGCTCTCCGATAGCCACCCCCTTCTGTATGAAGGGAAACACCGGGTGGTAGATCTCTCCCTCTCCATGGTAGATGAGGCAGATGTGGTCGTGGCAGTTGACTGTCCCTATGTCCGCGAATTCCAGTTCTTTCGTATCTTCCATCAGCCCCTCTCCTCAGTAATGAGACCGGGTTAGAAAATCCTAAGACAATATACTGGAATAAATTTCCATTGCAATTCAAGTGCGGGGTGAATTTGAAGTCGGCAACAGAGCGCTGGAAGAGGAAAAAAGGCTTTCCATCGGGGAATTATTGACGCAGATCAAGGCGCTGACACCGGAGAAAAGGTACCTTTCCCGCCAGGCCAAGAGGCTATCGAAAAGGAGGATAAGATGTGCGACTGCGGATCTGGTAGTTCTAGGGGGGGAGGTCCTTACGCCACCGGGAGGGAACTGGTGGAGTTCGTGCTGGCGGCCCATGGGGGACAGGTAGCAGTCTCGCCGCTGCCCGGCGGCGCTTTGCAGGTGAGCTGCCAGGAATGCGGCAAGGGATTCGAGCTGAAGACCTTCGTCCAGGGATGCCCCGCCTGCGGCGGGGTGCACGCCGTTTCGCCCCCCAGGGCAAGCGACCCCTGCGCCGTGCAGTACGCCGGAGCCGGCTTCGGGGCGCTCGCCGGTGAAGCCGGGTGGAAATAGAACCAGCTGTCCGCCATCCCGGTGCCGGCATAAAAAAAGCCCGCCGACGAGGCGGGCCCGGAGATGCTTGGCCGAGAAGCGCTGGTTGAGATCAGCGCTTCCCCTGCCGTCCAGGTTCCGACCGCTGCTGCACCCGCGCGAGGTAGACCACGTGGCGCAGTCCGCCGCGGCCGGGACGGTCGCAGGTGACGGAAAAGCCTGCAGCGCGCAGCCGCTTGTCGAATCCCTGGTCGTAGTTTTCGCCCCACACGGCGAAGATCCCGCCCGGTTTCAGCGCGGCACGGGTCATCTCGATGGCGATGGCGCCGTAGAGAGGATCTTCGATCTTGTGCGTCTTCGCGTGCGGCCCGGTGTACAGGTCGAGCACGATGGCGTCGAAACGCGACCTCCCCATGGCGTTTTTCCTGATGGCGTCGGCCACGTCGGTTATCTCCACGGTCACCCGCGGGTCGCTGGCGGCCTGGTTCGTCACCGCAGCCAAAGGACCCCGGCACCACTCAAGCACCACCGGGTTCAGCTCCGCCACCACGACCGTGGCCTTGGGCGGGAGGTTGTCCAGGACCGCCCTCAGGGTGATCCCCATCCCCAGCCCCCCCACCAGCACCCGCGGCGCCTCCTGCTGTTTCAGGTGGCCGCAGGCGAGCTCCCCCAGCGCTACTTCGGAGCGGTGCAGCGAGCTGTTCATCAGCACCAGCCCGTTCACGGTGATCAGGAAATCGCTCTCGCCGCGCTGTCTCAGTTCCAGCACGCCGTCGGCGGTCTTTACGCTTTGCAATACTTGCCAGGGCTGGGCCATGGTCGGTAACTCTCCTTATTTCTTCCAGTGGCGCCGCTGTGCCGCCTCTTCTATCGCCTCGACCTCGGTGAGGAGGGCGAGGTAAGTCTGGTAACGGTCGTTGTTGATCTCGCCGGAGCCGACCCGGTCCCTCACGGTACAGCCGGGTTCCTGACGGTGCCGGCAGTTGTGGAAGCGGCAGGCGTTTTGCTCCAGCGCCTCGAAACCGGGAAAATGGGCCACGAGTTCGGTGGTGGAGATGTCCACCAGCCCGAAATCCCTGAACCCCGGGGTGTCCACCAGCTCGCCTCCCCCGGCCAGGGCATGCAGCGAGGAAACCGTCGTCGTGTGCCTGCCGGTCCAGTTCTGGTCGTCGCTCAGCTCCCCCACCTTCAGGTTGATGTCGGGACAGAGCGCGTTCAAAAGGGAGCTCTTGCCGACGCCGGTGGTGCCGACGAAGGCCCCGCGATGCCCCTCGTGCAGGTAGTCGCGCAAGGGATCGAGCCCCTCGCCGGTGACCGCACTCAGGGTGAAGAAGCGGAGGATGCCGGCGTAGATGCCTGAGAGCTCGGTGCTTTGGGCGCGGGCTTCGGGGAGGTCGCACTTGTTGAAGACGATGAAGGGGATAAGCTGCGCGGCACGCGCCGCGACTATGGCCCGGTCGAGGAAGCCGGCCGGCGTCCCCGGCGCGACCACGATCCCCAAAACGTCCAGGTTGGCGGCGACCATGTGGACCCCGCCGCGGGCGTCGCTGCGGCGCAGCTCGGTCCTTCTGGGGAGCCGCTCCAGCACCTCCCCCACGACGCGGACCTGGTCCCCTACCACATGCCCCGAGTTTCTCTTGACCCGGACCATGCGGCGTTCCTCGTTTTGGAACAGCACCTCGACAGCCACGCCGAAATGGGAGACGATCACTCCGCTTGCTCCCTGCGCGCTTGTCTGTTGCGACTTTTTAACCATATGCCGTCCGCTCTCCCGTCCTTAGTCGCCCCCGCTTCCGGGCGGCCAGGGATGGAGAGTACGGCAGGAGCGGAAAGTTGTCAACAAAACCCTATTTACGGCGATGAGAGAGGAGTATAGGGACAACTGGAGAGTTGACATGAAGAAGCTTTTGTCTGATAGTTTGCCTTATGCGGCCCCTGCGTTTATTTAACCTGTTGCCAGAATCAGAGCAGCTCGCTTTTAAGAGCATCGGGGCGGATGAGGGAAGAACCTGATAGAGAAGAGTTGCAGGCAAAGGGCGCCGGCGGGCACCCGAAGGATGGCAGTCATGAGCAAAGAGACAGTGGACGAAGCAATCGACATGTATCTCGCGGAACGGATGCAACATGGGAAACAGTTGGCTATCTCGCACTTCCTCGCCTGCCTTTACCTGAAGCAGCAAAGAGACGAGATCGTAGAGTCGATGCGCCGGGTGCGCGGCATGACCCGCTACTACATCGACCTCACCAAGGTGATGCTGAACCCGTTCAAGGGTCCCGAAATCGCCTGGCTCGCCTCCATGCTGAACATCGCCATCTACGGCGCGGTGCTGATCTCGGTCGAGGAGCAGAGGATGCTCGGCATAGCGTTATTGTCCGGAACGCTCGCCAACGGCTTCTACCTGATACGCAGCGTGGCCAGGAAATGGTGCGACCTGCACGTCAGGCTGGCGATCTACGACGAGATCGTGCAGATCACCGACAGTGAGTTGAAGGCGCTCGCCTGAGCCTTGCCTCACGCCAGCGCCAGGGCCAGTTCGGTCAGGCTCCCGACCGCGATATCGCTCAGTTCGGGCCACCGGAAACTGCGCGCCGGATCGACATGGATGGTACCGGCGCCGGCAGCGCGGCCGGTGAGCAGGTCGAAGGCATAATCACCCACCATTACCAGTGCCGCCGGGGAGACTCCCCAGCGGCACGCTAGTTTCAGGATCCCGTCCGGGTCCGGTTTCGCCAGCGCATCGTCACGCCCGAGCACGTCGTCCGCAGCTATAAAGGGCATAAGCCCGATCCTTCCCAGCGTCTTCAGCGCGATCTCCCGCGTGTTGCGGGTCAGCACCCCCAGCCGCGCCCCCCGCAGGTGCAACAGCTGCACCAGCTCCCGGGCCCCTTCCGCAGGTTCGGTCCTTCCCGCCAGTTCCTCCTCGATGCTCACCAAAAGCGCCTTGGCCGCAGCCGCTTCCGGCTCCGGGAGAGCATCCAGGTGCCCAAGGATGTCGCACCCTTCCGGGACGCCTAAAAGCGAGCGGATCTGCGCGAAATCGTGGATGGCGACGGTAAGGGTCCCGTCCAGGTCGAAGACCCAGTGCCGGCTCTGCAAGAGGTTCATTTTCAAAGGTGATTTCTCCATAGGAAGGTTCAGGGGGTCGTCGCCTCGGCGCCGGGGAGCTTGGGCGCTTCCAGGGCCGGATGCGACACGGCCCGCGCCAGGAGCTCCTCCACGAAGGAGCCCAGGGCCGCATGGACCTCGTGCGACCCAGACCCCGCCAGTATGCCGTGGCGCTGCAGGGGGAACATCAGGTATTTCTTCTTCGCGCTCCCCAGCATCTCGAAGAGCCGCTGCGACCCCTGCGGGTCCACCACCGGGTCCCATTCCGCCTGGGCCACCAGCACCGGCACCCCGATCTTCGCCAGCTTCGGCTCGAGCCCCCTCATGAACCGTTCCATGGCACGCAGCGCCGATACCGGAATCCTGGTGTAGTTAAGTTCCGGCCGCTCGGGGACCGACTCGACGAACTCCTTCTTGGCCCACTGGTATTTTATGGCGTCCATGACCCGGTTCCAGACGTTGACTGCCGGCGCGAAGCGCGACGAGATGTCCAAAAGCCGCTGCGGGGGACAGACCGCGAAGACCCCAGCCACCTGCGGGATCCGGGCTGCGCAGTCGAGCGCGACCCCGCCGCCGAAAGAGAATCCTCCCAGCACCACCCGGTCGCAGAGCGCGCTCATCAGGGCATAGCCAAGGTCCACCGATTCCACCCACTCCCGCCCGGTCCGTCGGGCCAGGTCCTCCGGCGAGGTGCCGTGTCCCCTGAGACGCACCAGGTAGACCCAGAACCCGCGCTCCTGCAGGTAGCGCCCAAGTTCCAGCATCTGGGCCGGAACCGAGAGCAGCCCGTGCACGAGGACCACCCCCAGACGGCGCGACCTCCCCTGGAGCAGCAGCGGCGCTCCGACCTCGGGCGGCTTGCTTTCGTTTTCCAGATAGAACTGGGCGTAGTCCTTGGCGAACTCATCCTTCGCCTCCCGCTCCAAAAGCGCCGCGACCCGGTTTTTCACCATGCGGCCGGGTAGCCAAGCGGTCAGGTGCACCTCCCGCTGCAAGACGGTGAGCGGCAGCACCTCGTTGGCGATGACCCCAAGCGGGTTGTCGATCCTCGCGCGCTGCAGCTCGAAGGGGGCGGAGAACTTGGCTCGGTCCTTGACCAGTTCGCCGTCCCGCAGGACGACCACTCCCTTTTCCTGCGCGATCTGGATGAACTCGCTGTACTTATGGTAGCGGTCGTCGGTGAGCAGGGAGACCTGCCCCGTGGTGAGGCTGCGGTGCCTGTGACAGTCGGTGGAGCTCAGGCATTGGGTGGCGAGCAGGAAAACCCGGCGGCGGAAATCGTCCTCGGCTATGGACTTGAAGGGGTAGGCCCTCAGCATCGACGCGAAGAGGTGGTCGTGGTTCACCGTGGTGAGCTGGTAGATGGAGGCCATGCAGCGCTCCATGAGCTTTCCCGACGCCCGTTTCATGTCGTCCAGCGAGGGGAGCCTGTCGTCGAACCCTATCGGCTCCCTGGAGGCGATGTCGGCCTGGATCGCGTTGCCGCGGAGATAAAGCGCCGGATCGATCGCCTCGCCGAAGCGGACGTCTATGTCGACCCCGGAGAGGAGCATGCTCCCTTCGGTCAGGATCTCTTCCCTCAGGCGTAGCGACATCTCCTTCATGAAAAGTCCGGCCAGCGAACTCAGCGCGTTTTCCCGCGCCCTCAATGGATAGTAGGTGATGTTCACCGGGACGATCCAGCACTTCCCCTGTACGACCGGCGCCAATTCGGCGATCTGGAAGAGCCCTTTTAGTCTCGCCACCTCTTCCGGCGCGCTATGCTCCAGCTGCGTCAGCCTCTGCCGGTAGAATTCGGTGCGCAGCGCGAGCGTCGCGGCCCCCGAATGGGGGCGCTCGCCTATCGAGGGAAGCAGCCTGCGCTGCCGGAAGAGTTCCTTGTCCTTCACCATCCGCCCTTCGGGGAAGATGATCCAGTTGGCCTCCCCGGTCAGAAGCGTCTTCACCATGACGCGGTCGCGGTCTGGGTTTCTTGTGGAGACGGCCCCCATCATGTCGAGGAAGCGCCCCAATGGCCCGGCGAACAGCGAGGCATGGGCCAGCGACCAGACCGGCACCCCGGTCAACTGGTGGATATGGTAGGGAAGGAGCATGGTCTCGATGCGGGTGAAGTGGTTCACCGCGAAGATCACGCCCCCCTTGGGGATGTTCTCCTTGCCGTGCACATGCACCCTCAGCTTGGAGAACCCTTCCAGCAGGGCGATCATCCGGCCGGTGGCTAGATACGCCTGGCGGTTCATGGCTTGTCCCCCAGTGCATCCCTAAGCCACCCCGGGCGGTTGGTCATGATGGAATCCACCCCCAAGAGCAACAGCCTCCGCGCGGCCCGCGCCCGGTCCACGGTCCAGACGTGAAGCTCCAGATCCCTTTGCCTCAGCTCCCGCACCAACTCGGAGTCGAGCGCGCCCTTGTCACTGCTCGCCAGTCCGTCGGCGCCGCAGCCGGCCAGGGTGGCGATGATCTCCTGGTGCGACGGGCGCCATCCGTTTCTATAGCGGTAGTCGGTGAGCCAGCAGGCGCGGTAGGCGGGAAGCTCTTCCTTCACCGCCTTGATGAGCCCGGCGTCGAAGGCGAGAAAACGCACCTGCTCCGCCGGCACCCCTGACGCCGCCAGCTCCTCCTTAAGCTTGGGGACGATCTCGGTGCCGCTTTTCAACTCGATGTAGATCCTCTTTCCTTGTGGCAGGAGGGCAAGTATCTCGCGCAGGGTCGGGATGCGCTCCCCCCTCCACTGCGCCCCTTTCCAGGAGCCGAAATCGAGCCGTTCAAGCTCGGGGAGGGACATCTGCGCCACGGCAAGGTCCCCGTCCGAGGTGCGGGCGGTGCGCTCGTCGTGCAGGCAGACGATCCGGCCGTCGCCGGTCAGGCGGAAATCGGCCTCGATCCCGTCCGCCCCCTGCTCGAAGGCAAGCCGGATCGAAGCGAGGGTGTTCTCGGGGGCATCCCGGGAGGCGCCACGGTGGCCGATGATGAGCGTGTTGCAAGCCATGCTGTTCCTCACGTTTTGGTCGGCGGAAACGTTCATTAGCATACGCGTGCCCGGATTAGAAATCAACATAACCCCTTCTCACCTTTGCCTTTTCCCCTGAGGAAATGACTGTAGAGGGCGCTGGCGCAGATGGTGAGGAACTTGGTGAGATCGCTGTCGCTGCGCGAGGTGAGTATGATGGGGGCGCTGGCGCCCAGGACCACGTTGGCAACCTCGGCCCCCATGGTGAAGACCCAGCTCTTGTAGAGAAAATTCCCCCCCGAGATGTGCGGCACCACGAGGATGTCGGCGCGCCCGGCCACCGGGTTCCCCACCATCCCCTTCTTGGCCACCGCCTCCGGGTAGAGCGCCAAGTCGTAGGAGAGCGGCCCGTAGACGTCGGCCCCCTCCCACTCCCTTTTCGAGAGTGCCTGCTCCAAAAGCGTCGTCGGGATCTTTGCCGACGGCACCTCGTTCGCC
Proteins encoded in this region:
- a CDS encoding sigma-54-dependent transcriptional regulator, with translation MKSGRTTPLPVVLVDDDEGMLMLYAMLLKGRGIGPVMAFDDGAQLLPFLRRNEAAAVILDLSLSTVSGKELLEKVVEEFPQLPVLISTRIAEVGQAVSCMRAGACDYLIKPLDNLSFLAAIDRALGLARGPAHHWERDTASHEIVTEDRQMLALLRRTKAVSRSGQPVLVTGETGVGKELFAEAVHRYGGSQGEFVTVNVAGLDDAVFSDTLFGHRKGAFTGAQQNRDGLIRRASGGTLFLDEIGELREVSQIKLLRLIQEHEYLPLGSDMPSLSDAGIVVATNRDLKMLLEQGRLREDLYYRLCCHQIHVPPLRERRGDIPLLLDHFVSQAARRMGKAKPSYPPELLRMLEHYHFPGNVRELQAMVYDAVALHEKGGLPLSSFRKRIELASGDSRLVAEQESVTVTFHGFPSMREAQTLLISEALRMSNGNQGEAASLLGISRQALNNRLRRKAGFP
- the rsgA gene encoding ribosome small subunit-dependent GTPase A, with protein sequence MVKKSQQTSAQGASGVIVSHFGVAVEVLFQNEERRMVRVKRNSGHVVGDQVRVVGEVLERLPRRTELRRSDARGGVHMVAANLDVLGIVVAPGTPAGFLDRAIVAARAAQLIPFIVFNKCDLPEARAQSTELSGIYAGILRFFTLSAVTGEGLDPLRDYLHEGHRGAFVGTTGVGKSSLLNALCPDINLKVGELSDDQNWTGRHTTTVSSLHALAGGGELVDTPGFRDFGLVDISTTELVAHFPGFEALEQNACRFHNCRHRQEPGCTVRDRVGSGEINNDRYQTYLALLTEVEAIEEAAQRRHWKK
- a CDS encoding MEDS domain-containing protein; this translates as MEDTKELEFADIGTVNCHDHICLIYHGEGEIYHPVFPFIQKGVAIGERCIYLHGSEDRLERLLQNAVSSQQEDSGALILFPLEDFWHKDGAFKQERVLKLLHKLCAAAIDDGFSGTRVICDMGWAVLEPKRQELLQRIERELTAFASQNDVTLLCLYNRELFPEETILELAKLHPQVIVGGRTCSNPFYFPAASDRRIKGARCEVDVFMATAQRMTTLLAESDRLKQELEQAYGALARKIYENWQEEDSLRANEKEMQEKDEALLEHKRKLQTILQHIPAMLMAFDSGDRLAACNHEFERATGFRVEEVIGKPMLELLHVEGEQREEVVSAHPRDGGDYRGREWSLRCRDNSVKTVAWSNISRYVPIRGWNNWIVGLDVSAKLHAENALKGLRDELEARNAELEAFGEAVSHDLSGRLARIGEDCRAMQKLYGGDLSTPCREMLQKVGVAALELAGPIAALQRLTALAAAGLQPEEVDLSAMASEIAEKLSDTVARPVTFRIEDGVTVTGDREMLRLAMEQLLENAFNCTVGVKHPVIKFGTAQVKGERSFYVSDNGPRPGEQPGKGIVGKAEGQERISSGIGLATVQRIINLHRGRFWCADQTGRGGTLYFQV
- the hypA gene encoding hydrogenase maturation nickel metallochaperone HypA, with protein sequence MHEMSITQSVVEICEGHAAGRKVTEVVLLIGELSGVVPESVEFCFEACSKGTLLEGARLQLELVPGVGSCPACHGEFSISTLYQPCPGCGAFGLSVVAGEELRVKELELE
- a CDS encoding sensor histidine kinase; the encoded protein is MNIDKEVASSMLNASYAVDLKSAVHSSLETIRNMLLERPNNEEISLLTQQVERLLTEQTERLESINRDLEAFNYSVAHDLCAPLRRICGFTRALQEQYAGRLDLEGMDYLERIFKSSQHMNDLIEALLQLSQLSYLNLKREVVDLSELVSETANDLKQSAPDRKADFIIQPRIRTFGDANLLEIAIKNLLRNAWKFTQMREVACIEFGAREVAADKTCFVKDNGIGFDMANADKMFHAFQRLHPSSEFPGNGIGLTTVQRIINRHGGRIWAEGEVDKGAIFYFTLQSCITA
- a CDS encoding spermidine synthase, with the translated sequence MAQPWQVLQSVKTADGVLELRQRGESDFLITVNGLVLMNSSLHRSEVALGELACGHLKQQEAPRVLVGGLGMGITLRAVLDNLPPKATVVVAELNPVVLEWCRGPLAAVTNQAASDPRVTVEITDVADAIRKNAMGRSRFDAIVLDLYTGPHAKTHKIEDPLYGAIAIEMTRAALKPGGIFAVWGENYDQGFDKRLRAAGFSVTCDRPGRGGLRHVVYLARVQQRSEPGRQGKR
- a CDS encoding HAD family hydrolase, encoding MEKSPLKMNLLQSRHWVFDLDGTLTVAIHDFAQIRSLLGVPEGCDILGHLDALPEPEAAAAKALLVSIEEELAGRTEPAEGARELVQLLHLRGARLGVLTRNTREIALKTLGRIGLMPFIAADDVLGRDDALAKPDPDGILKLACRWGVSPAALVMVGDYAFDLLTGRAAGAGTIHVDPARSFRWPELSDIAVGSLTELALALA
- a CDS encoding GSU0071 family protein, with the translated sequence MSKETVDEAIDMYLAERMQHGKQLAISHFLACLYLKQQRDEIVESMRRVRGMTRYYIDLTKVMLNPFKGPEIAWLASMLNIAIYGAVLISVEEQRMLGIALLSGTLANGFYLIRSVARKWCDLHVRLAIYDEIVQITDSELKALA